The genomic stretch TGAAGTCCTTGAGCAAACAATGTGGCAATAGCTTTGGACCAAGGCGCTGAAGCCGTTGGTGCAGGGTACGGACAGCTGTGGTGCCACCGCACGCCCATGGCCACCAACCCAAGCTCGTGCACTTGCACATGCCCCTCATTCCTCGCCAGTGCTACGTCCAACGGGACGTGAAAGACTTCCACATGTTCATCGTTTCACTAGCGTTCCAGCCAGGCCTGAGAGAGTGCATCAAGATCCCTCTGCCCCACAGCGTGTGCCGGTGTCCGCCTGCCGCTGGTGTGACGGGTGGGTGGAGGTCGCATGTCACGGCAGCTAGATGGTGTTAGGGAGGAACTCGCCGGAGATCGTCCACAAGTATGATCTTCAAGTATAACGACACGTTGCAGTTCAACATCAAGGCCTTCGGCCTGACGGTGATGATCTACAAATCTGACGGCTCCACTGCCACCTACCCTAACCATGGCTACTCGACAACCTGCTTGTTTATGTCTCTCTGTCTGtatctactactccctccggtctcttttaattgactcagatttagtacaactttgtactaaattcgagtcaattaaaaaagaacggagggagtagtagtttAGCATGATGAACTGATGAACCTTCAAGCATGTGTGCTGCCTTTTGATCTGGGGTTTAACCATTGTTGTTTCATGGGCATGGAATGCCTCTGGTGGCTTTTGATCGGGGAGTTTATGTGAACCCCTGATTGCATGTGTGTAAAACCTGCTTACTAATCTGTTGTTACATGTCTAGGTGCATGTCTTATTGTGTTATATGTGCGACTTGTGTGTGCTGTAAACTGTGAGGTGTTGTCAGCTATGAGGAGGTAACATCACCAAATTTGAAGTGGTAACCATAAGAGAGATTTTGCTGCGTATAACCAAACACCTTAATTTTCCTAGAGCACCCAGCTAAGTCACTGGTGCGGCAAACAAAGATTAGGCCCAAACTGCACGAAAAAAACATTGTGACCAACCAAACTAAATGCACAAACATGTCTAGGCTCGGTTTTCACTCAAGCGGGAGCTGGCAGGCCAAAACCGAAAAACCCGTGCGGGCAACCTAACACACCCAAGATGAAGGCGCTACTACAGTCTACAGATAGATGAGATCAATCTTGGGCAAGCACCAGCAGGATATTGAATATTTGTATTACTGTAAAATTCATGTGTTTCATCATCATCTTTGATACTAACAACACAGGCTGAAAACTAACCGGTGCCAAATGTACAGGAATACACAAACAAAAAAGTTCATCTCTGACAGATCATTCCTAGACACAAGCAACTACTTTTAAGATCGGAACACAGCTCCATTCTTTATTACTCCATGGCTATATCTCTCAGTTTCAGCTAAGTAATAGTTACAGTCTACGCCGTAAGGTCAAAACAAGAGCTATTGACACAAAGCGGTCAGGGGCTAGCTGCCACTTTCTTCCTTGAGGATTTCGGCTACTTCATTCCTTATACTCTCACGGAACGATATGAACCCTTTACCAGTTGTAAACCCTGAACCATCAACATCTTGCTCTTCAATAAGATAGTTCTCAAACAATGATGAATCATCTTCTCCTCCACGGACAAATGTCAGTTTTGGTGTTAAACACCTGTCCTGCTTCAGCGCATTAATCGTTGTTCTCAACAGACCTGCAGGATATATACCAAGAACATAAGCAGCTGAGACAAACatgcaactaagaaaaatgcCTCAGAAACTGTAGAGTGTGGTATACTTACAGTCATGGGGTGGAGGAAAAGGAAGTGAAGGATCAGCAGCGGATGAATAATAAACGACAAGGTTGGTAAATGCATCCAGAAGAAATATCGGGCTCTCGCTCATTGTTAGAGCAGCACGGCTCAAAGTGTGCCGTGGGAATGCTTGCTTGTTAGGTGAGGAGTATGAAGTTAAAACTGGATATATAGCTTTTGCTAGAGAAGATGGCTCCAGTGCACTGCGAGAACAGTTTAAAGGAGAATTATAAACTCGCAAGTGAGAAATTAAATTCACAAGAAAACACGAGATATGACCACAggaacaacaaaaaaaaatttgctgtagtaactatCACCACAAGAGAAGTTTTTGGACATTCTCCAAGACTTGCAAGCACTACAAAAAAACATAGAATACCTGAAAAGACATTGTAGATATATCCTGTAATCTGGGTGGATGCCTTCTTCATGCAAGCGAAGAAGGGGGCTCCTCAACATAGCAAACACAAACTGAGGCAACATTTGCAGCTGCGGGAATTGTGAGAAGTCTATATCAATGTGTGATTCTGGAGTTCGTGCATCAGATCTCAACACATCATTATACCGGGTTATAAGGATAGCCAGCCAATCATGCACCGAATGTCTGCCTTCTCTAACCCCATTTTCCAATGAAACTAAAATAACCTGATGACAGTGTTCAAGAAGAGAATCAAATTAAGATGACAAAAAATAGTACTGTATGCACCTTAAAACTAAATAAGAAAAAACAGTAATTTCCCAGGGCGTGCACTAATGAAAAGGCGAAGCATCTTTCTTAAAAAAGGCCAGATCAGCTAGAAGAATGCTCGTTGGTTGAAATCCATACAGAATTAACTCCATGATCTTGGGCAGACCATTTCTAATCCTATCGATATTTCTTGCAATAATCACCTCCAAAATTTATTATACAATTATCTTTCCTATCTCAACCTGCTGAATATCTTCAGAGAAAGCTATGCGCATGATtaaaaaactactccctccgttcactattATAGGATATTTTAGATATTTCAATGTGGAATAGATATGGACGGAAATGAGTGAGCCCAATCAGCCTATGCACTGaaaaatgtctagatacatgcattttcGAAAAAAACCTAAAACATCTTGGAATAGTGAAAGGAGGGAGCACATATACCTTATGAACAAGGATATGTAGGACAGCCTCTGGATCAACACTGTCATACATCTCATTGATATCCTTAGCCGGTCGATACTGCAATGTCCTTATTCTCAACCTTCTCTTCAGAAAAAACTTGTAGCTGTGGAGATGTAGGATTGCAAACAACAAAAGTACCAAAACAAAGTGAATAATTAAAGATGGAATGAAAATAGATGCTAACAAGACTCTGGTGTACTACTCAATTGAAGCAGAAGCATTAGTTCAGACAACCCAAAACATATAATTATCACAAGAGGCAAGGCGTCCAAAAGCTAGTTAAAGCTTGAAAAGTATGATGGATCTCTGGAAACTTAAATAACTCTCATGTCTTGTACCTTGGATATGACTGTGGGTCATTCCCTGATACCTCCTCCACAGGCTCAACAACACTGTACTGAAACGCAATTTGTACAACAGCAGGTTCTGTGTGCCTGAAAATATTGAAAATCACATTACCTGACCTTTGGTGAAGGGTATCACACGTGCATATTAGATTAACAAGATCCACCAAAAACTAGGTTTCTTCAAATAGTGAAAATGAATTATGCTTTTATTGCGCAAGCTTTCTTTAGAAGCTCGATATGATCATGTACGGAAAATTATTAGCCGCTTATAGCATGTAGAGTTACCCATCTATGTACGATATCACAATGATTTTAAATTCCACACCACTTCATATGGCTGATATGAAATGAAGTTTGAACAACGAGTTGGACAAAATTTTGATTCTTTGCACTTACCCTGTGTCAGTGTCTACCTTGATTACAAAAAAAATATTGCAACAAAAAGGATTTGATTGTGGGATTTTCTCTCAAATATAACAGCAGGACACATGCTGAATTAGTCTAATTTATGCAAAAAAACTTAACATATCATATCGCAGAGAACAGCAGGGCCCACATCATTAGGCATATCAGATATTGTAGACGGCAGTtgattggcatgcatttaaattccAGATACTCATTATTTAACAGCAACCACTACGTCTAATGGTGAACATAAAATAAAATACCTGGAGAAGCCATCGGCATGGGTAAAGTTGAAGTCATAGGCATAAGTAGCAAAAGAATCACAGCAGATAATATGTTGCACATTTTCATATTGCGGATCAGGAAAGAAATGACCATACTGCAAAAGGATGGATAGTTAAGGGTCAAATCCTTGTCTAAAACATCAAATTTCAGTAACCGTTATACCACTCAttgcatcaatgacatatgggtccACACCAAACAAGTCAGTGGCACCTAAGGTGGCTTTATAAAACTTTGCAGTGATATACACTGGTTTAATCCGACAGATAATGTGAAAATAGGTGGCTTGATTGCTTACAGAGCGGCCAGGTTCAAAATCAGAAGATGTTCTAAGCCTTAGAACACAACCAAATGCATAGGGTCGACTCAACAGGCGATATCTGTTCAGAGAGAAATGCAAGGTATTGAGGAAAACCCCATTCGCATTTTATCAGAAACCTAGGCAGATAGAATTTCCAAAATAAAATACGAGGGCAGTCATAAGATCAAGCTCACATGTCCTGAGGAAGTGTTGAATCATCGGCATTTGCATAGAGAAATAACGAGCCACCACTTTCGATACTTAAAAACTTCAACGAAGCCAAATCAGTATATTCATCAGTTACAGCAAATATGTCTACACATACTCCTGCTTGAACAGCAACAGCTGCCTGTTTCAAAATTTAACGAAGCTCACTACAGGGTAGACAGAGTAAAGGAAACGTAACTTATTTTCTCTACAAAATCAACAGAAGCTTACTAGATCTTTATAGAAAGGTATCTGCTCAGGGAGCAACGCAAGGTCAGCATCTTCCCCTCTGCTAGCATATTGCTCACCATATCTCCTAGTATCTAGTTGACCGTCTCCATAATCAGGAGCACCAGACAGAAAAGCAAATACCCTAGCTGTTGTTAAATTAACAAGAAACAATCGGTAGTTAGGCATGAAAACAGAAAGTAGAAAACTCTTTGCAAAATACAATTATCTTAAGAAACATAATTGTTTACATTACAAGAAGCAATTTAAAAATCGCAGAAAGGGATGTGTTAACTTACCCAAAGCAAAAGTAGAACCATACTCTGAACTTAGGTAGTCAATTAGAGAAGACATGGCTGTTCCGAAACCTCGCCCACCAAGCAAAACAGTATCTGCTTCCTGCCCGGAAGCAGCGCCTCTCTCCACGAAGATGTAGGTCGTAATGTCTCCAGGGCAGCGGCAATTCGTTCCTTGCATGTATCGACCTGCTCACAATCAAACGTTAATCCTGAGATTGACTAAACCAACCTGTAAAACTTGCTATAGCTCTTGATGAGTTCCAGGAACTCTTCAGAACCTGAAGCGAGTGAAATAGGTTCAGTATCATAGTTATGTAACATACAGGGGCCAAAAACGAAAGTAGGGGCATGGCATCTTCAAGGGCAACAGGTGGTCCATCTTCTTCAGAGTCTGGAGGGATGAACACATTTTTGACAACGGGAATTGGACCTTGTACATCATACAGGCCAATCTTGTGGCTGAATGTCATAAGCCCAAAAAGGGAGCCTGGAATCAGAGCTGTTGCACGGAGAAACCCAATTGAGGACAAAGGGGAACATGAAAACCCAACGGCACAAAATGACCTGAGAAGAAAAAATTCAGCAAGTTAAGCATGCTAACCTTCTAGGGCTGCCAGAAGCGCACTCTTGATGAGTTCCAGGAACTCTTCAGAACCTGAGGACGGTGAAACAGGGCAACAATCAACCCTTGCAATAATCATGTAGAGTAATCATAGCATAACCTCGGGGAGACTGTTTGATGATCCAACTGAATTTGATTGCTGAGCATCAAGACGCAAGCATGGTCATATAAAGCAACAACTCAACAAGAATTTGAGCTATATGCATTCGCTCTTAACTATTCTCGTTTAATATATGCTTCTCTTTTCTAGGTGGCTTACTTGGGTAAACATCATGAGAAATGTAGCAGTACTAACTCACAGGCAAAATTAACTTCCACCAGTAGTACAGAATTTCATGATCGCGAggcgttaagcaagataattggaCTTACAAGCAAGATCCACCGCCGCCACATAGACAGGCCGCGCCGGCAGGCCATCCACCTCGTCCACTGCACAAGCCCAATCCAATCCAGGGGTCAGAAGAATTGTACCACCAAGCAAGCAAGGCCATCCATGGGAAACCAACTGGAAACCGCAAGACGACAGCAACAGGAGCAGggaggcgggcgggcgggcggcagTACGTACCTGGGATCTCGAAGTCGACGAAGGAGGCGCTGAGCTCGGGTCGCTCCTCCGCGCGCTGGTAGCGGCGCGCGGCGTCGTCGTCGAAGCCGTTGAGGGTGCCGCAGAGCGCGCAGGCCCAGCCCCAGCGCTCGACGTCGCAGTAGGTGTTGAAGTAGGCCCAGCAGCGCTCGCAGCGCGGGAGGCGGTCGCCgcggtcggcggcggccggcggctggccgcgctcgtcggcggcggcgaagggCGTGACGGAGATGCCCCACTGGACCCCGCACGCGTCCAGCGCGTCCTGCGTCACGGGGAAGCGGGAGAGCGTCGCGCGCACCGCCATGGCGGCGGCTGGGATCGGCGAGGTGGGGCGGAGACgacggggcggaggaggactGAAGGAAGGCGGGCGGCGCGAGTCGCGACGGCCACGATCTGACACACGGCGGGCAGCGGGGGTACTGGTTGTTTATCTGAGCCGCATATGTACGATCTGATGGTTATGCGATGCTTGGAATACGTCACCAGGGGTAGTCGCTCGAATGGGAACTGACGCGGGACGGAATCCTGAGCGCGGCCTAGAGCCGTTTCAGGACAACCCCGGGATTCTGGCCCACTGTATCCCGTCTATTCCTACATTTTTTTTTAACAAGGCAAACTTCATTCAACTTATATGCAGTTTACAGCATGAATTACAAGACCTGGTAGGTAAGTATATCTaagaaactacaaaaagattaAAAGTGCAACGCTTTGAAAGCTACCACTTGCCGTCAGGGACCTGACCTGATGAAGAGAAGGGCTTCCTTTTGAAGTCGCCAAAGCCAAAGCTTTCTTGTATGTCTTTTGAGCTCGTCTTGAGGTGGTCGACGGGAGCCTTCATCTTGGAGTCTCGGAAGCAATAAGCTTGATCTCGGAGGGGAATTCCAATATGCCCAGATACGCTAGGAGAATCGTGATCATTAGAGATAAAATTAGGAAAAGAGAGATAAGAGTCTTGAAAGTTAGCCGGGTGGCAAACACGGTGAGCCATAGGTTAGCTTTCATAGGAAGAGTGCAAGAGAGGACCACTATGTAGTTGCAAAACTTACCGCTAGAAATCACTGAGGCAGTTGAGGCGGATTGTAATGCTCTGGATGCTTAATAAAATCTCTTTTCCCCCTGCAAAAAAAGCTTTCTTGTATGTCAAGAACGAGCATCATCCCCGATTCAGAGTGAAGCCACCGCAGCTGCCAGTAGTAGGGCTTGAGACTCCGCCAGTAGAACTAAATCTTATATAATcctcactaagagcatctccactcgatgCCTCCCATTTCACATCCGGCTAATGGCCTTTAAGGGGCTATTTAATCTTTGGGAGGCTAAAAATTGATGCCACCACCCAGTCCTAGCTCCCATTTGCTTCCATGTGCATgtgagaagagagagaaaaaATCCATGCATGTGAGGCTGCATGTAGGCCAACCATGTGGGAAGAGAGAATAAAAATATCATTTGCATGCACGCCGGCGCAGCCAGCAGCCTTCCTATGGGCTAGGTTTTGATTGGGATCGTGGCTAAAGTTTGTTATTTTAGGGAGGCTATAAGGGACCGATTAGGCGCCTTTTGTCGTTGTCGTCGTCCCCCATTTTGGCTTTTCCAGCCTTTATGGGCGATGagtggggacgagtggagatggtcTAACTTATTTCTCTAAACATGCAACTATACCACCTCAGCGGTCCCACCCCTTCtccacatgcaagctatccactaaGCAAAGGAGCAACCTCACCATAAACAATTGCATGCTTAGCATTTCACGTTACCTTTTTTAGCAACATAACATCGTCTCTAATTCGGTTCACATGCCGTTTGATCCATCCCATTCCCATGCATGTCCGGCGGTGAGCTATCCATGTTATTTTCTTACCTTCAACGGCTCTAGGTCTATTCGTTTCATCTTCAGAAAACTCCTGGTGACCCATGTTTAATCCTCCCTACCTCCACCACCCGATCCAACATCCATATATTGCATCAGTCGGCCGCTTCCCAAAGGGATTATGAATGATTGTGTGtatcctcctctcctctctttcACGCCCATATTTTCATACTGTATGTCCATATTTCTCTGGTTGTGAACTGGCAGATCAGCTCTCTCTTACATTGGATGCCCTCGCCGTTTACTGAATTGGCCGCGCGCGCTGCAGCTAGCAATAGCACTAGCTTCCGATAGCATCGGCATGATTAGGAACAACAAGGTAGACACGATGTTAGTTCTAGGTACATCCAGGTATCCATTTCTTTATGCAAAAACAGTACTAGATATTGAAGAATCGATCTAATTTGATCTGCTGCTTGCATGGAGGAAGCCCATGTTGTCATCATCACTCCATCAAAGGTAACCCAAGTTTCATTTTTTGTTTATTGGATTGCATAGATCTAACTTGATGTGTTGATTAAATAATGTCTTGTTTAGTTCCATGTGTTTTGTATTCTTCGTGTTGCCTTCTCTTTCTCTGCGAAACAGTTTGATTTGTTTCCATATTTTGTATTGCAGGTTGCACCAGTGTATATAGCATCAACAATGGGTCGACGGTGTTTATCTTCAGGTTTGCTATGTACTGAAGAAAGTTAATTATCTTTTTTATGGATCTATGTTGGCACAATACTGATAGAATTACCATCGGTACACCACATGGATGAACATTCTAGCACATAGATGGCTTTAATTTGATTTGCTACATTTCGTAATTACAGTATTTTCCAGCCTGTTTTATTAGATCCACAACGTTGTTTATTTGGAGCTTCACTACCCAACCTTCTAGGTCTAGGTAAATCGCCGCCTCATCTATATTGTCACCATGATTTGCAAGTTCAGAGTGTTGTCTCCTCCGTATGGTAACGATTCTAGAATCTCTCGTGCTTTTTCATCAAAGACGTCCAATTAACAAGTATTTTCTCCATTCATACTATTTCAATTCTATTACTCATGTTTCTCCATTCATCCAATTAATAAGATCTGATTTACTCTGAGGTTATCTAGAAGAAacgttgattatatattacacaaCTTCAGTGTATTTGTTGTTGCatacttttttatttattttcttcctcCTAAGTGCAAATGCAAATCCTACGCTATTCTGCATATTGATGTCCCATAGCAACGTGTGGGAAATCATCTAGTTAGTCAAAGGAATGGTGGCTTGAATCATAAGTTCTCCTCTTTCATCTTGTCGTTCATTTCTACTCAGCCCGGTCCTAAAAAAAAACCGGTCTGGAAAAAATAATCGTCACCAAACCTGCTTGGAAAAGTTTCCACGCCACAAGAGAGCGCAAGCGAACGGACGCgaagacggcgacggcgacgaggcgCCTTCCCCTTCCCCTCCGCCTCCGGATCTCTCCTCCGTCGGCGACGTTCTCCCCGGTACGCCCTCCTCCTACTTCTCATCCTTCCCGTCTCGTAGCTAGGATTCGGTAGGATCTTGGTCGGAGATGAAATCTTGGGGAAAGATGGCCGGAGATGAAATCTTGAGAAAGCTGGTCCTGGGCGGCGCCCATGTCGATCTCCAAATAGCCTTCTCGTGCGCGCAGCTGAACACGATTGACGGGACGGCGTCCATGTCGATCTCCAAATAGCCTTCTCTCCGTCCTCTTCTGCGCGCAGCTGAACACGATTGACGGGACGCGCTTGTGCTGGCTCACTACAGAAGTACCCCCTACTAGCTGTATTACCTCTGTCTGTACATATTCAGCAAATCTTTTACTGTCTAGTAGTGTCAACCACAGCAACAGAATGGTACAGGGATTCTAGAGGATGATGGCCAGTGCAGTTGTTTACTTTCATTCCCCTTTGGTCAACTTACCTTTCTTGACAAATACTTTTATAAAGCTATTTGGTATTGCCTTTTAATATTTATCATGAAGAAATGTGATGAACATTTTATGGTTTTTTAGTCCCAGTTCACATGGGAACATTTTTATGCTTTTTTGTGAAATTTTCTGTTTGTCAAGTGCTCTGCATAGAGAAGATGATGGTGAGAATGTGTATTTGACCGTACAGTCTAAGCAAACGGCTGAAATGTATCTTCAGTGGCCGTTCTGAAAGTGTGATTTGTTTCTAAAAATTGTTGCCATTGACGATCCCTGTAGAGGTGGCAGCGTTGAACTGCTTGAAGGCATACATGATACACATGGTATAGTAGTAGATCACCCTGTTGAACAAAATGAACCCGTGTCCACTCTTTAGGCGGAAGAATCGGCCAAGATAGACATCTATGGCACTTAAGTTTTAAATGGTTAGCATTAGTTTTGTAGCATGCATGCGCAGTCAGATTCAAATGCATAGTAGAAACAATTAGGAGCAGAAATTCAAATCATTCTTTTATTAAAGGTTATGAGAAGACTAGTAACATGTCATTAGCTTATTACTTCGACCCCAACTTTTAGCTCTGATTTTTTTCTGTAATAGGACATTGCTAACCTGAGATGTCATTTTCTGAATTTGATTTCCAGAACCTGCCCCTGTGAAAGTTGGAGAAGACGAGCCCGCTCCATCCTGGGATATAGTTCCTGATCCGTTTCTGGAAGGTATTTATTTTACTATGTTCTTCTCTTCTATGTTGTGTGCTCTTTTCTATGTTACATAATGATGCTAGTAGTTGTTTCCTGTGTGCACTTAACTATTACTGTTAGTACACCATCAGTGCTACTTTATTTAGGCTTCAACTGTTCTTTTTGGTTAAAGCTTCTTTGAGGTTTCTGCAGTGTTACTGATTTCTAGCTTTATTCAACATGGTACTTGGTACTAGTACTATGAGTAATTTAGGTTTTGTAAGGCTACACTTAACAATCGAATGATATTGTGTGATCTGTTTGTTTGCATCATCGCATTTGACTGTAACTAGTTCACGACTTAGTAACTGAACAACATCATCGCATTCGACTGCTAAATTAATGCAATCACAATGTGCTAAATCTTGTATACAAGGCTAGTTTTGCTTAATCGCTGCACACAACAAGGCATAAACGAAAGTGTTTTTCAGGATGCTATGGATTCAATCCAGACGTGAAATTATCCAGGTTTGGATTGGGTGGAGCATGGGGATCCACTAAAACCCCATCTGGATCAATTCCAGGCAGGGATTCAATCCCAAGCAACTGAACGAGGCTTAAGGAATTACATTAATCCCGTACGGGCTGAGTGGGGTGAGCCAAGCTAGCCCAGGGACAGCCCACACGTCCATCACTTCCTCTCGAGTGAACTCTCTCAAATGCAGCCCACACGCCCCTCTTGAGCCAACCTTCCGCTGCCGCCACCGTCTCCCGTTCTCCGCTTTGCTGCCGTCTCCCGGTCTCCGCGCCGCCGTTGAAGCTTCCCTTGATCTCCGGCGAAGCCAGCTCCCATAGGCATGGAGAGAATGGTCCCAGCTGGCCGCCTGAAGCCCTAGCCAGAGCGGTCTGTGAcatcgccgccgcggccgccccgCCGTACCTCTTCCGGCCGCGGTACGACCTTCGTGCCCTCCCCAAGCTCTTCCCCTTGCTCGTCCTCAACTCGTGGCCTCCGTGACAGCGGCAAGCTCTTCACTGAAACCCGACCTCCCCGACGGCTCTGCCTGTTTTTCTTGCCCTTGCCGGCGCTCCCTCTCCTCCAACGCTGAGGGAGACTTCGCGGAAGTGGTAAGATCAAAAGAAATGCATCATTTTTATGGTACAAACTCAGTTTTCCGCAGTTAGTAATTTGACTTATTTGGGAGGCATAATACTGACTCGAGATTGGAACTTGTAAGAAACGCGAGTAGCAGCCCCGATTATTTCTAATGTTTCCATGCATGTGTTTTGATTCTGATTATTAATAGAGCCAACTGTATCTTCATTAATATGTATTCTAGTTCAGTTAGAATGCATTTCAACCAGGACGGTGTGCTGCTGTAAATGACAAATATATATTGGTGGTACTTCTTTGATGTTTCCTTTGGTGGGATGTTACTCAAACCACTAAGTTGAATAAAACGtatgcatattgtatttaataaatcTTGGGTCTCTGTTCTTTGCTGAGAGCATGCACTGAATTTATTTGATGGTTTTATTGTGCGTGTATCCAACTGGATCCGCGTGTCCGGGTGAAACATTTTCTTAGAGTGGCAGGCATCGAATTTCGTT from Lolium rigidum isolate FL_2022 chromosome 4, APGP_CSIRO_Lrig_0.1, whole genome shotgun sequence encodes the following:
- the LOC124707526 gene encoding LOW QUALITY PROTEIN: protein transport protein sec24-like (The sequence of the model RefSeq protein was modified relative to this genomic sequence to represent the inferred CDS: inserted 1 base in 1 codon) is translated as MAVRATLSRFPVTQDALDACGVQWGISVTPFAAADERGQPPAAADRGDRLPRCERCWAYFNTYCDVERWGWACALCGTLNGFDDDAARRYQRAEERPELSASFVDFEIPVDEVDGLPARPVYVAAVDLACSEEFLELIKSALLAALEALIPGSLFGLMTFSHKIGLYDVQGPIPVVKNVFIPPDSEEDGPPVALEDAMPLLSFLAPVDTCKERIAAALETLRPTSSWXRGAASGQEADTVLLGGRGFGTAMSSLIDYLSSEYGSTFALARVFAFLSGAPDYGDGQLDTRRYGEQYASRGEDADLALLPEQIPFYKDLAAVAVQAGVCVDIFAVTDEYTDLASLKFLSIESGGSLFLYANADDSTLPQDIYRLLSRPYAFGCVLRLRTSSDFEPGRSYGHFFPDPQYENVQHIICCDSFATYAYDFNFTHADGFSRHTEPAVVQIAFQYSVVEPVEEVSGNDPQSYPSYKFFLKRRLRIRTLQYRPAKDINEMYDSVDPEAVLHILVHKVILVSLENGVREGRHSVHDWLAILITRYNDVLRSDARTPESHIDIDFSQFPQLQMLPQFVFAMLRSPLLRLHEEGIHPDYRIYLQCLFSALEPSSLAKAIYPVLTSYSSPNKQAFPRHTLSRAALTMSESPIFLLDAFTNLVVYYSSAADPSLPFPPPHDCLLRTTINALKQDRCLTPKLTFVRGGEDDSSLFENYLIEEQDVDGSGFTTGKGFISFRESIRNEVAEILKEESGS